From Pirellulales bacterium:
GGAATTTGCTTGCTCCCAGCCGCGATCCGACCTATAGATTTCAATGCGGTTCGCCGCGGGCCCCAAGTCGGGACGGAGAAATCCCGGTTAGCGCTCGAGCGACTCCATCTCTTGAAAATGCTCGACGCCGTCGGCCTTGGCGATCACGGTGATGCCGTTGTCGCTCACGGTAAAGCCGCGAGCGCGGTCTTCCTCCGGGTCGTAGCCGACCGACGCGCCCGGCGGGATGCGGACCCCTTTGTCGATGATCGCACGGCGAATCCGCGTATGCCGGCCGATATCGACCCCGTCGAAGAGGATGGAATCCTGCACGTGAGCGAAGCTGTTGATGCGCACGTTCGCTCCGAGGATCGACCGTTCGACCTGGCCTCCGGAGACGATGCATCCCTGGCAAACGATGCTGTCCAGGGCGTGGCCGCGACGGGCGTCCGGCCCCTCGCCGGCAAACACGAATTTCGGCGGCGGATAGTTCGGGTGATAGGTGCGGATCGGCCAACGGTCGTCGTACATGTTCAACAGAGGATCGACGTGCACCAGGTCCATGTTCGCCTCGAAATAGGCGTCGAGCGTCCCCACGTCGCGCCAGTAGGCGTCTTGCTTGCGGTTCTCATCCCGGAATGCGTAAGCGAACACGCGATGCGTGTCGATGATCGCGGGGATGATATTGTGGCCGAAGTCGTGGGCGCTGCCCGGCCGAGTGGCGTCGAGGCATAACTGCTCGAACAGAAAGCGGGCGTTGAACACGTAAATCCCCATTGACGCCAGGCAGTGCCGCGGATCGCCGGGGATCGATTTCGCGTTGACCTTCTTCTCCTCGAAGCCGATCACCCGGCCGTCGGTTTCGATCTGCATGACGCCGAAATGCCGCGCCTCAGTCACGGGAACGCGCAGGGCCCCGATCGTCAGATCGGCGTCCTTCTCGCGATGCAGCTCGACCAGGCTGCCGTAATTCATCTTGTAGATGTGGTCGCCGGCAAGAATCAGCACCAGCTCGGGCCGCTCCTTCTCCAACGTGT
This genomic window contains:
- the glgC gene encoding glucose-1-phosphate adenylyltransferase; the encoded protein is MRHDDERENWIKNTLAVVLAGGKGSRLEPLTRDRAKPAVPFGGSYRIIDFSLSNCINSGIRKMLVLTQYKAMSLDRHINLGWRSLLSRELGEFIDLVPPQQRIDEHWYQGTADAVYQNIYTLEKERPELVLILAGDHIYKMNYGSLVELHREKDADLTIGALRVPVTEARHFGVMQIETDGRVIGFEEKKVNAKSIPGDPRHCLASMGIYVFNARFLFEQLCLDATRPGSAHDFGHNIIPAIIDTHRVFAYAFRDENRKQDAYWRDVGTLDAYFEANMDLVHVDPLLNMYDDRWPIRTYHPNYPPPKFVFAGEGPDARRGHALDSIVCQGCIVSGGQVERSILGANVRINSFAHVQDSILFDGVDIGRHTRIRRAIIDKGVRIPPGASVGYDPEEDRARGFTVSDNGITVIAKADGVEHFQEMESLER